Proteins encoded together in one Prunus dulcis chromosome 3, ALMONDv2, whole genome shotgun sequence window:
- the LOC117622964 gene encoding uncharacterized protein LOC117622964 translates to MEAMSLCTWKYPFCKLGFVNTHRTLYRTRLNVGLALSPSPVLLHTDGSGKFQEYKKGSGSNTVGIIGGLSVNSTLNFLRNLVNWSSRDGESCPPFVLCSDPALSKELLLIERPSFPYVSRKNEGTELDPTLIVENLRSKRIYLENSGSRCIVMPCHISHSWHDQISEGCSVPFLHMGECVARELKEAKLKPLEAGSPLQIGVLATYATLKAGFYQEKLRNEGFEVVLPDKATMEHTVIPAFEALNRKDTEGAQNLLRIAVQVLLVRAANAVILASDDLRDLLPLDDPLLKKCIDPMDALAWSTIKWVQSAKEGT, encoded by the exons ATGGAAGCAATGTCTTTGTGCACTTGGAAATATCCTTTCTGCAAATTGGGCTTCGTGAATACACATAGAACCCTGTATAGGACAAGGTTGAATGTTGGTCTAGCTTTAAGTCCATCCCCAGTGCTCTTACACACAGATGGAAGTGGCAAGTTTCAAGAGTATAAGAAGGGTTCTGGTTCAAATACAGTTGGTATAATAGGAGGGTTATCTGTTAATTCTACTCTTAATTTTTTGAGAAACCTTGTTAACTGGAGTTCAAGAGATGGAGAAAGTTGTCCTCCTTTTGTTCTTTGCTCTGATCCTGCGTTGAGTAAGGAGCTGTTATTGATTGAGAGACCTTCTTTTCCTTATGTTAGCCGTAAAAATGAAGGTACAGAATTGGATCCTACTCTGATTGTGGAGAATTTGAGGAGTAAGAGGATTTATCTTGAAAATTCGGGATCTCGTTGCATCGTAATGCCTTGTCATATTTCACATTCTTGGCATGATCAAATTTCAGAGGGATGTTCTGTTCCTTTCCTTCACATGGGTGAGTGTGTTGCCAGGGAACTCAAGGAAGCAAAGTTGAAGCCACTTGAAGCTGGGAGTCCTTTGCAGATTGGAGTGCTTGCAACCTATGCAACTTTGAAAGCAGGATTCTATCAAGAGAAACTGCGGAATGAG GGTTTTGAGGTTGTTCTGCCAGATAAAGCAACAATGGAACACACTGTTATCCCTGCTTTTGAAGCCTTAAACAGAAAGGACACAGAAGGGGCACAGAATCTCTTGAGGATTGCAGTCCAGGTTCTTCTAGTGAGGGCTGCCAACGCTGTAATTCTTGCCTCCGATGATTTGCGGGATCTTCTTCCCCTGGATGATCCTCTTCTTAAGAAATGCATTGACCCTATGGATGCATTGGCCTGGTCAACCATAAAATGGGTTCAATCTGCTAAAGAAGGTacataa
- the LOC117622291 gene encoding F-box/kelch-repeat protein At5g15710-like, protein MWSSLPSDLLTNVFSFLSADSFACAKSTCRHWQACACTTTDYNHYTRALTKSPFLLHNFHPPWFIALPPHNHGLCCYALNPINNNWYVLPLDFLPDPVRPVGLLESLLLLRPSNSTFLQLGMCNPFTRQYKPFPMLNTRRTNPAVGVVHLSTLPFPRNSFLNSRVYVAGGMSEASRGGTTYEPTLEMYDPQLDTWRVVGSMPMEFAVRLTVWTPKESVYCDGVLYWMTSARAYSLMGYEIGSNTWRELSVPMADELEFAVLVSRNGSLTLVGGGACVLGVCIWELGEGDVWVLVQKVPSELEMRFLGERGSWGSTKCVGNDGAIYLYRDLWSGMVVWRVVGDGNKWAWFWVEGCFSIRGKKVRNLQIKGVLIHPNLVPSFIF, encoded by the coding sequence ATGTGGAGCAGCCTCCCCTCCGATCTGCTCACCAACGTCTTCTCCTTCCTCTCTGCTGACTCTTTTGCATGCGCCAAGTCAACATGCAGACATTGGCAAGCCTGTGCCTGCACCACAACTGATTATAACCACTACACTCGTGCCCTCACGAAGAGCCCATTTTTGCTGCACAATTTTCACCCTCCTTGGTTCATAGCCTTGCCACCGCACAACCATGGCCTCTGCTGCTATGCCCTCAATCCCATCAACAACAACTGGTATGTgctgccgttggatttctTGCCGGACCCAGTTAGGCCTGTGGGCCTACTTGAGAGCCTCCTCTTGCTGAGGCCCTCTAACTCCACATTTCTCCAGCTGGGTATGTGCAACCCGTTTACCAGGCAGTACAAGCCCTTCCCAATGTTGAACACCAGAAGGACCAACCCGGCTGTTGGCGTTGTACACCTTTCAACACTTCCATTCCCAAGAAATTCATTTCTTAATTCTAGAGTGTACGTGGCAGGCGGGATGTCCGAGGCATCCCGCGGCGGCACCACATACGAGCCCACATTGGAAATGTACGATCCGCAGCTCGACACGTGGCGAGTTGTGGGGTCCATGCCAATGGAATTTGCGGTGAGGCTTACAGTTTGGACCCCAAAGGAGAGTGTGTATTGTGATGGGGTTTTGTATTGGATGACATCAGCCCGGGCCTACAGCTTGATGGGATATGAGATTGGGTCGAACACGTGGAGGGAGCTGAGTGTGCCAATGGCAGACGAGCTGGAATTCGCCGTGCTGGTTTCGCGCAATGGGAGCTTGACACTTGTCGGTGGAGGGGCATGTGTTTTGGGAGTTTGTATATGGGAGCTTGGGGAGGGAGATGTTTGGGTTTTGGTTCAGAAGGTGCCAAGTGAATTGGAGATGAGATTTTTAGGGGAAAGGGGAAGTTGGGGAAGTACCAAGTGTGTAGGGAATGATGGGGCTATTTATTTGTATAGAGATCTTTGGTCAGGAATGGTAGTTTGGAGGGTAGTTGGAGATGGAAATAAATGGGCATGGTTTTGGGTTGAAGGGTGTTTTTCAATTAGAGGGAAAAAAGTGAGAAATTTGCAAATTAAAGGAGTTCTTATACACCCTAATCTTGTACCctcattcatattttaa
- the LOC117623383 gene encoding uncharacterized protein LOC117623383, protein MDALQVIASATQIVSSMVSAISALDQASRNFDEAPKRIRSLEEFVCDLENLSRRIKQKHVNKLHNPQLDYQIQSLNSLIERLHPNISKARRMVSKNKVKNIAKVVWTSMAGDPLERLVNSIRDDLNWWLESQTMVHHVEKAIESTAEDTSVQLKIKTEQGYPVSSKCYFVRNLLEQDGSHRVILIVGLSGIGKSFLARQVASDPPEKFMDGAVELAFGQWCSRAACNRNIGEYQRRLARKLCKFLVQIGFWKKIKDECSGDLEYIGCLLQQALYGKSILILLDDVWEQDIIERFAKLYDNDCKYLVTTRNEAVYEITEAEKVELSKDDIKEISMEILLYHSLLSKEELPHVAESLLERCGHHPLTVAVMGKALRKEMRADKWAQAITNLSTFATCAPGPVSYVNEKEAENAVTIFGSFEFSLDAMPGDSRKLFIALSALSWVEPVPEACVEAVWSVLGQETLFPLIVCKLVEGSLLMKIDTDPLYLVHDMVALYLGSKTNDLVEILLNESTPEETAFICPWLLIFGKEKVKSFAEKKIEHFLNAFEEKQVIITLKASIQALMASKSISELEESRASFSSLLGPRTADLISTESESLIAVSAQAITTVFSKTDYCNYFPSLETTGAVSKLAIILETCEDPLIQTDISIVLAKLAEFGSPNTVEKVLWSIPFNRLANLLSPTADEWHESMFTILMSLTKSGKSKAIERMLAFEIDKNLLLLLANGSEVAQHHAIVALKAFYELGGPHVLRSLETTNLNVLPWQARHYLERFALKDQNVPLLPKSQTFEDVIHKVLDSNNEMVLEAMQDLIPIVEKAGEPGIRDMITKSPLIKQLSELLQPGQYEQNSMISQSAFLLTKLACSGGEPCIKKFLEYDIVPNLVKMMHCSIAELQDAAYTALHQMLFGSGGALVLNQILKMGLIERMVQSLESKSMKTREVNMRCFLDIVELGNKSCIELMFSLLVVEKLVKIEKASGGSGETLLGFLKGIDKCKHLSTAERRVMKKQVVRKIRAFLKGHKFEGQILGAVDACVSEGSKSGSSSSGSSSSSSRRHKRS, encoded by the exons ATGGATGCTCTGCAAGTTATTGCTTCTGCAACACAGATAGTTTCAAGCATGGTAAGTGCTATATCTGCATTAGACCAAGCGTCTAGAAATTTCGATGAAGCTCCAAAGAGAATTCGGAGCTTAGAGGAATTTGTCTGTGATCTTGAAAACTTGAGTCGCCGAATTAAGCAAAAACATGTCAACAAGCTTCATAATCCTCAATTAGATTACCAAATCCAAAGCTTGAATTCCCTGATAGAACGCCTACATCCAAATATCAGCAAGGCCAGGAGAATGGTGTCAAAAAATAAGGTTAAGAACATAGCTAAGGTAGTTTGGACGTCTATGGCTGGAGATCCACTTGAGAGACTAGTAAACTCAATAAGGGATGACTTGAATTGGTGGCTTGAATCTCAAACAATGGTTCACCATGTTGAGAAAGCAATAGAATCAACTGCAGAAGACACCTCAGTTCAACTGAAAATCAAGACTGAACAAGGCTACCCAGTTTCGAGTAAATGTTATTTTGTGAGGAATTTACTGGAACAAGATGGTTCTCATCGAGTCATTCTAATTGTTGGTCTATCTGGTATTGGGAAGTCTTTTTTGGCTCGTCAAGTAGCTTCTGATCCTCCAGAGAAATTCATGGATGGTGCAGTTGAACTTGCTTTTGGCCAATGGTGCAGTAGAGCTGCTTGCAACAGAAATATAGGTGAATACCAGAGGCGCTTGGCAAGAAAACTGTGTAAATTTCTGGTGCAGATCGGATTTTGGAAGAAGATTAAGGATGAATGTTCTGGAGACCTAGAATATATTGGTTGTTTGCTTCAACAAGCCTTGTATGGGAAGAGCATTCTTATTCTTCTTGATGATGTATGGGAGCAGGATATCATTGAGAGATTTGCAAAGTTATATGATAATGATTGCAAGTACCTTGTCACAACAAGAAATGAAGCTGTCTATGAAATAACAGAAGCTGAAAAGGTGGAACTAAGCAAAGACGACATAAAGGAGATAAGCATGGAAATTCTTCTCTACCATAGCCTCCTAAGCAAAGAAGAGTTACCG CATGTAGCAGAAAGCTTACTAGAGCGTTGTGGCCACCACCCTCTGACAGTTGCTGTTATGGGTAAGGCTCTCAGAAAAGAAATGAGAGCTGATAAATGGGCACAGGCCATCACCAACTTATCCACCTTCGCTACATGTGCACCCGGTCCTGTATCATATGTGAACGAAAAAGAAGCTGAGAATGCAGTAACCATTTTTGGGTCCTTTGAGTTCAGTCTAGATGCAATGCCTGGAGACTCTCGAAAGCTCTTCATTGCTCTGTCGGCTCTTTCATGGGTAGAACCTGTACCAGAAGCTTGTGTTGAGGCTGTCTGGTCAGTTCTTGGGCAGGAGACCTTGTTCCCTCTCATAGTATGCAAGCTTGTTGAAGGCTCTTTGCTGATGAAAATCGATACAGATCCCTTATACTTGGTACATGACATGGTTGCTCTGTACCTTGGTAGCAAGACAAACGATTTGGTGGAGATACTACTAAATGAATCCACACCTGAAGAAACTGCATTTATCTGCCCTTGGCTTCTTATATTTGGGAAAGAGAAAGTAAAAAGTTTtgctgaaaagaaaatagagcATTTCCTCAATGCTTTTGAGGAAAAGCAGGTGATTATCACATTAAAGGCCTCTATTCAGGCTCTAATGGCTAGCAAATCCATTTCCGAACTCGAAGAAAGTAGAGCAAGCTTTAGTAGCTTATTGGGTCCTAGGACCGCAGACCTGATCTCTACAGAATCAGAGAGTCTGATTGCTGTATCTGCACAAGCCATCACCACTGTATTTAGCAAGACTGATTATTGCAATTATTTTCCATCCCTTGAAACTACTGGTGCAGTCAGCAAGTTGGCAATAATCTTAGAAACTTGTGAGGACCCTTTGATCCAAACAGATATTTCAATTGTCCTCGCAAAGCTTGCAGAATTCGGAAGCCCAAACACAGTCGAGAAGGTGCTCTGGAGCATTCCATTCAATCGTTTGGCCAATTTGCTCTCTCCAACTGCCGATGAATGGCATGAGAGCATGTTTACCATATTGATGTCGTTAACCAAATCTGGGAAATCGAAAGCCATCGAGAGAATGCTTGCTTTTGAGATTGATAAGAATCTTCTTTTGCTCCTTGCGAATGGATCCGAAGTAGCTCAACATCATGCCATAGTTGCATTGAAGGCATTTTATGAGTTGGGAGGCCCTCATGTGTTAAGGTCTCTTGAAACCACAAATCTAAACgttttgccatggcaagctaGACATTATTTGGAAAGATTTGCTTTGAAAGATCAAAATGTGCCCCTTCTACCAAAGTCGCAAACTTTTGAAGATGTCATTCATAAGGTACTAGACAGCAATAACGAGATGGTATTGGAGGCAATGCAAGATCTCATACCAATTGTGGAGAAAGCAGGAGAACCAGGAATCAGAGACATGATTACAAAAAGTCCACTAATCAAACAGCTTTCCGAACTCTTGCAGCCCGGACAGTATGAACAAAATTCAATGATTTCTCAATCTGCTTTTCTATTGACGAAGCTAGCCTGCTCTGGCGGAGAACCGTGCATTAAAAAGTTTCTAGAGTATGATATTGTACCCAACCTAGTTAAGATGATGCATTGCAGCATTGCAGAGTTGCAGGATGCAGCCTACACAGCACTACACCAGATGCTTTTTGGCAGTGGTGGTGCTCTTGTTTTGAACCAAATCCTTAAGATGGGTCTTATAGAGAGGATGGTTCAATCACTGGAGAGCAAATCAATGAAGACACGGGAAGTGAACATGCGGTGCTTCTTAGATATTGTGGAGCTCGGAAACAAATCCTGCATAGAACTCATGTTTTCTTTGCTAGTGGTGGAGAAGCTTgtgaaaatagaaaaggctAGTGGGGGGTCTGGGGAAACCTTGCTTGGATTTCTGAAGGGCATAGATAAGTGCAAGCACCTTTCTACGGCAGAGCGCAGAGTGATGAAAAAGCAAGTGGTTAGGAAGATAAGGGCTTTCCTTAAAGGCCATAAATTTGAAGGTCAGATTTTAGGAGCTGTTGATGCTTGTGTATCTGAGGGCTCAAAATCTGGTAGCAGCAGCAGTGGTAGCAGTAGTAGCAGTAGTCGTAGACACAAAAGGTCATAA
- the LOC117622495 gene encoding probable DNA replication complex GINS protein PSF1, which produces MMYGTKAIQLVKEIANGEKGQLTPFSSDVFSEVIAECSQHFADLRSLIRKMQEAGLDVETSKNEDHYGQLIHHLSLVRNKRCLMAYMYNRAEILRNLVWKVGSEIPEEIQEKLSHSEKEYFKKHSEALKSYMSRVVLELAVDMVPPKDPYIKVRVLDDMGEVELPSDNTANFARHSMHFLKRTDAEKYISLGKMEELTG; this is translated from the exons ATGATGTATGGAACAAAAGCCATCCAACTGgtcaaagaaattgcaaaTGGCGAAAAGGGGCAGCTCACGCCTTTCAGT AGTGATGTATTTAGTGAAGTAATTGCAGAATGTAGTCAACACTTTGCTGACCTTCGATCCTTGATAAG GAAAATGCAGGAAGCAGGATTAGATGTTGAAACAAGTAAGAATGAGGACCACTATGGGCAACTCATTCACCACCTCTCGTTAGTTCGCAATAAACGCTGCTTGATGGCATATAT GTACAACCGAGCAGAAATTTTACGAAATCTGGTATGGAAGGTCGGGTCTGAAATTCCAGAAGAAATTCAAGAGAAGCTTAGTCACTCAGAGAAAGAGTACTTTAAGAAACATTCAGAAGCtttaaaatcatatatgtCGAGAGTGGTTCTTGAGTTGGCAGTG GATATGGTCCCCCCAAAAGATCCCTACATCAAGGTGAGAGTACTCGACGACATGGGTGAAGTAGAATTACCAAGCGATAATACAGCCAATTTTGCTCGTCACTCTATGCATTTTCTTAAACGAACTGATGCTGAGAAATATATTTCACTG GGCAAGATGGAGGAGCTCACAGGCTGA
- the LOC117623369 gene encoding uncharacterized protein At1g15400-like, which produces MAGLQRSSVSFRRQGSSGFVWDDKHLSRELVDKVAPLLKGGGGRARQDQEKDEIIEGVRAPKPINTVSRSRSNGGGRSYRTGKVTPAIEPPSPKVSACGFCGGFGIPSRKSTNLRARAW; this is translated from the coding sequence ATGGCTGGGTTGCAAAGATCTTCAGTGTCGTTTAGGAGGCAAGGCTCTTCAGGGTTTGTGTGGGATGACAAGCACTTATCAAGAGAGCTTGTAGACAAAGTAGCACCGCTGCtaaaaggaggaggaggaagagcaCGACAAGACCAAGAGAAGGATGAGATTATAGAGGGAGTTAGGGCACCAAAACCAATCAACACCGTCAGTAGAAGCAGGTCCAACGGTGGGGGACGTAGCTACAGAACTGGGAAGGTCACGCCGGCTATCGAACCTCCGTCGCCAAAGGTCTCTGCATGCGGCTTTTGTGGCGGTTTTGGTATACCGTCGAGAAAGAGTACTAATCTTAGAGCAAGGGCTTGGTAA
- the LOC117622423 gene encoding putative pentatricopeptide repeat-containing protein At3g11460, mitochondrial isoform X1, which translates to MVASGTQPNVVTLVSILPACATLKFLDLGKLIHGCGIKVGVDSDMALMNALIAFYGKCGNLDTARSLFKGMVVRNLVLWNAMIAAYEQNNAGTDAIKLFRRMQTENVEYDYITIVSLISACASLGALNTGRWLHELARMKGFGTNASVTNALIDMYAKCGNIDLAKNVFQGLPHKSVVSWTSIIGACASHGHGDDALMLFSMMKEQGTKPNSFTFTAVLTACRHAGLVEEGRKHFESMIKDHSISPGIEHYACMVDLLGCAGCLLEAYKFIETMPVEPAAGVWGALLSACRIHGNVELAELVVARLSRLDTQTVTSYVLISNIYAEASRWEDEARLRNLMRKKLLKKLPGQSSVEVN; encoded by the coding sequence ATGGTGGCTTCAGGGACCCAACCAAATGTGGTTACGCTGGTCAGCATCCTCCCTGCTTGTGCtactttaaaatttttggatTTAGGAAAACTAATCCATGGTTGCGGAATTAAAGTTGGTGTTGACTCAGATATGGCACTCATGAATGCTTTGATTGCATTTTATGGTAAGTGTGGGAATCTTGACACGGCAAGATCTTTATTCAAAGGGATGGTAGTAAGAAACCTGGTCTTGTGGAATGCAATGATCGCCGCTTATGAACAGAACAATGCAGGGACTGATGCAATAAAGCTCTTTCGTAGGATGCAAACTGAAAATGTAGAGTATGACTATATCACAATAGTCAGTCTTATTTCAGCCTGTGCTAGCTTGGGTGCACTGAACACTGGTAGATGGTTGCATGAGCTGGCTCGAATGAAGGGCTTTGGAACCAATGCTTCAGTCACAAATGCACTCATTGACATGTATGCTAAGTGCGGGAATATAGACCTAGCCAAGAATGTATTTCAGGGATTGCCTCATAAAAGTGTTGTGTCGTGGACATCTATAATAGGGGCATGTGCATCTCATGGTCATGGGGATGATGCTCTCATGCTTTTCTCAATGATGAAAGAACAGGGTACTAAACCAAATAGTTTCACTTTCACTGCTGTTTTGACTGCTTGTAGGCATGCGGGTCTAGTAGAAGAAGGGAGAAAGCACTTTGAGAGCATGATTAAAGACCACTCGATCTCCCCTGGCATAGAGCACTATGCTTGTATGGTTGATCTTCTTGGTTGTGCTGGTTGCTTGCTTGAGGCATATAAGTTTATTGAGACGATGCCGGTTGAGCCAGCTGCAGGTGTGTGGGGAGCTTTACTAAGTGCTTGCAGGATACATGGCAATGTTGAGCTAGCCGAACTTGTGGTAGCCCGCCTATCCCGTTTAGATACTCAAACTGTTACATCCTACGTTCTTATATCAAATATATACGCTGAAGCTAGTAGGTGGGAAGACGAAGCTAGGTTGAGGAACTTGATGAGAAAAAAGTTGTTGAAAAAGTTACCTGGGCAAAGTTCTGTTGAGGTAAATTGA
- the LOC117621614 gene encoding pentatricopeptide repeat-containing protein At4g25270, chloroplastic-like → MRCAGSSAGKKAEALGKIDLKCIHALIFQHGSNQNLLLSTKLVTLASSMAPTMDYARKLFDTMPKRDAFLWNTLIRGYADRGPCHEAIVLYRNMHHSGLSPDNYTFPFVVRSCTVQLALREGKEVHCNIIKYGFHSDVFVQSSLVSMYSQSGETLNSEFVFSDMIV, encoded by the exons atgagatGTGCggggtcttcagcagggaagaaggctgaggcccttggtaAAATAG ACCTTAAATGCATCCATGCTCTAATCTTCCAACATGGATCCAACCAAAACCTTCTCCTCTCCACAAAGCTTGTTACTTTGGCATCTTCCATGGCCCCTACCATGGACTATGCACGAAAACTGTTCGACACAATGCCCAAAAGGGATGCGTTTCTTTGGAACACTTTGATCAGGGGTTATGCTGATCGGGGTCCTTGCCATGAAGCCATAGTTTTGTACAGAAACATGCATCACAGTGGGTTGTCCCCTGATAACTATACTTTCCCTTTTGTGGTTCGCTCCTGCACAGTGCAGTTGGCTTTGAGGGAAGGGAAAGAAGTGCATTGTAACATTATTAAATATGGGTTTCATTCAGATGTGTTTGTTCAGAGCTCTTTGGTCAGTATGTATTCACAAAGTGGTGAAACTTTGAACTCAGAGTTTGTTTTCAGTGACATGATTGTGTAG